A genome region from Trichoderma asperellum chromosome 7, complete sequence includes the following:
- a CDS encoding uncharacterized protein (EggNog:ENOG41~SECRETED:SignalP(1-20)) translates to MPSISKVALTALASVQGAQAWGVLGHATVAYIAQHYLNSATASWAQGVLDDSSSSYLANIASWADDYRATTAGKWSAPFHFIDAEDNPPSSCNVDYDRDCGSSGCSISAMANYTQRVGDGRLSAANVQQALKFLVHFVGDLTQPLHDEAYEVGGNDIKVTYQGYSDNLHADWDTYIPETLIGGDSLADAQTWANTLIGDITSGAYESQAASWIDGDDINDVITTATRWASDANAYVCTVVMPNGAAALQQGDLYPTYYNSVIGTVELQIAKAGYRLGNWLNMVYSANIAKRDEGSAEARDAAPLPDLLGRDLLPAARPATRAKLARAAMQGACCNSRDHDHKH, encoded by the exons AtgccctccatctccaaggtCGCTTTGACGGCTCTCGCCTCAGTCCAGGGTGCTCAGGCCTGGGGTGTTTTGGGCCACGCAACTGTTGCCTACATTGCCCAGCACTATCTCAACTCTGCTACGGCCTCATG GGCTCAGGGCGTCCTTGATGACTCCTCCAGCTCATACCTGGCCAACATCGCCTCATGGGCTGATGACTACCGAGCAACCACTGCCGGTAAATGGTCTGCTCCCTTCCACTTCATTGACGCTGAGGACAACCCTCCCAGCTCATGCAACGTCGACTATGACCGTGACTGCGGCAGCTCTGGCTGCTCCATCTCGGCCATGGCCAACTACACCCAGCGCGTTGGAGACGGACGTCTCTCCGCGGCCAACGTCCAGCAGGCTCTCAAGTTCCTCGTCCACTTTGTTGGCGATCTGACCCAGCCCCTTCACGACGAGGCCTATGAAGTTGGTGGAAACGACATCAAAGTCACCTACCAGGGCTACAGCGACAACCTCCACGCCGACTGGGACACTTACATCCCCGAGACTCTTATTGGAGGCGACTCCCTGGCTGACGCCCAGACCTGGGCCAACACCCTGATCGGCGACATCACCTCTGGCGCTTACGAGTCTCAGGCCGCCAGCTGGAtcgacggcgacgacatcAACGATGTCATCACCACTGCCACCCGCTGGGCCAGCGACGCAAACGCCTACGTCTGCACCGTCGTCATGCCCAACGGTGCCGCTGCCTTGCAGCAAGGCGACCTCTACCCTACCTACTACAACTCTGTGATTGGCACCGTCGAGCTGCAGATCGCCAAGGCCGGTTACCGCCTGGGCAACTGGCTCAACATGGTCTACAGCGCCAACATTGCCAAGCGTGACGAGGGCTCTGCCGAGGCCCGTGATGCTGCTCCCCTGCCTGACCTGCTGGGCCGAGACTTGCTGCCCGCTGCTCGTCCTGCTACCCGTGCTAAGCTTGCGAGAGCGGCTATGCAGGGCGCGTGCTGCAACAGCCGCGACCACGACCACAAGcactaa
- a CDS encoding uncharacterized protein (EggNog:ENOG41): protein MSNKITDARLEWLEDTRRRKSMLIKKLEEEEKKMMGEKGASADAAAEPTPQQDSEGQLPDALEKYQLNIDRYKEELLAIEKEFESWQEMGFSLPASKGVETDAST, encoded by the coding sequence ATGTCCAACAAAATAACCGATGCTCGCCTGGAATGGCTGGAAGACACAAGACGGCGAAAGAGTATGCTCATCAAAAAgcttgaggaggaggagaagaaaatgatggGTGAAAAGGGCGCATCCGCGGACGCCGCGGCAGAACCGACGCCGCAGCAAGATTCTGAGGGCCAGCTGCCAGACGCGCTCGAAAAGTACCAATTGAACATTGACCGGTATAAAGAGGAGCTGCTCGCGATTGAAAAGGAATTTGAGTCCTGGCAGGAAATGGGATTTAGCCTGCCTGCTTCGAAAGGCGTGGAGACGGACGCCAGCACATAA